One Candidatus Nitronauta litoralis genomic window, AATAGCATCGTCTTTTTTTGCAAGGTGAATGTCCATCTGGGTCAGGGCACCTACAATCTTTTGTATATTCTGGGAGGGAGGGCTTTGTGGGTCTTTAATCAGAAACGGGATCATTTCATCGACAGAGTCGTGGACCCGGTCACTTTCCACGAGGTATCCAGAGAAACGGGTTTCTACTTCGAGGTATTTTCTGGACAATTGAACTACATTGTCGCCCATTAAAAGATCTTTCTTTTTCCGGACGCGGTTGAGAATCAGGTAAGGACGATAATTACGGATAATGGTATTGAGTTTCGCCAGGGCCTCTTTGTCCTTGTCCAGAACTTTCATCCGGAGCCTGTTGATCTCAAATATTTCCTCGTCTGAACCCAGGTGGCGGGAATAGTCAGTAACATCATGGATTTCGCGGTCATCACTGAACGCTTCGCTGATTTTTCTGAACAGCCCGGTTTTGATAAAACTCAGGGTATTCATGGCGGAAGTCATTTCTGGGGTGCACACGACAACCTGATCATCCGCCAGATTGAACAGATCCATATTGGCGGAGGCGTTCCCGGGGGCAAGGTCAAGAAATGCCATGTCAGCATCCAGTGCCCGGATGAGAGAGTGTACACGTGACAGTTGTTCTTCATTGAGGTTGGCGCTACCCGGAAGATCTCCTGAGCCGCTCATAAACTTCAGATTGTCAATGCCGGTATTGAGCAGGAAGTCTTCCGGATCCAGGTCTTTCTGTTGAAAAAGGTCTTTAAGACCAAGTTTGGGGTTGCTGATTCCCAAAAGCGCATGGAGGTTGGATGCTCCGTAATCGGTATCAACCAGAACAACCTTCATCCCGCTAAGTGCCATGGCGATTGCCATGTTGGTACAAAGCAGACTTTTGCCAACACCGCCCTTGCCACTGCCTACAGCTACAATTCTGAGATTGGAGCTCATCGCTTTTTCTTCTCCGTCCCGAATACTATGGACTCCAGGGCTGAAAGGGAATCAAGTTGTGTTCTTTTCATTGCTTGGTATTCCCGGGTCTGCTCAGAGTCGCTTAATGATTCTACCAGTTCAAAATTTTTCTGTGCAAGTTGGGACAAAGTTCGAGACTGTAATTTATGCTCAAAATCCCTTTGGAATTCTTCAAGAGTCTCGATCAATCTTTCATTGCGCTCTTTAACCTCCAGAGGTTCGCGCTCGAATAAGTCCCCGTCACTTACCCTGGAGATTTGGGGTTCTTCAAGTAAGTCATCAAGTTCCTGATTCCAACTGCTATCAGATTCATCTTCCTCCGGCAACATGTCAACTGCAGAAAGGACGATTGGTCCTGTAGATACCTGCTCTTCCAGATCTTCCTCAAAAAGCTCATTTTCCATCATCTCAGCTTCAATCTGATGCCGGCGCTGAACTTCTTTTGCCTTTTCTTTTAGTTCCTCGGCAAACTGGGCGAACTCCTCTTCAATATCCGCCGTCGAATCGTCTTGGTCCAAAGATGAGTTGTCCGGCTGGGGCGTATCGGGCCCTGGTTCTGTAGGTGGTCTGCGACTGCTGTTTGCAGCAATCACAATTTGTCCGCCAAATTCGGGGTCTCGTGCCAGAGTCCGAGCTAGTGGCTCAGGAACAGGATCGTCCTCTGCCTTTTCGGAAAAATCTTCACCATCAGGATATTCTTCATAAAGACTGGTTTCATTTGGAAGATCGGGAAGTTCCAGTGATTTTTCTTCAATATCATCATCGAGGAGAGCTTCTTCCAGAGCTTCCAATTGCTGTCGGCGCTCTACGTTACGGCGGCGGCCCTTCAATAAATAAACAAAAGCAATGAGGATTATTACGCCTACTGCAATAGGCCAACCTTGTTGAATCCATTCAGAATATTGCTCCGGATTCACCAGGGATTGAAGAAAAGCCCAAACCTGGTGTCCAATTGAAAAAACCTGATCCATACTCAATTGCTCAGAAGTTATTGAATTTATTATAGTACTGGCGAAATATAGTAACACATTACGCGGTATTTTTACAATTATTGGTGTTTTTGCTAAATAGCCAGGAAAATTTTTGGAGGTGTGGCTAAATAAGATAGAATGGGTCCATACCGCATGGATTGATTTTTAATCCGCGATTTAGTTGAAATCAGTTCCTTCCCTGTTGGATTTTAAAATTTCCCTTTATTAAAGGAGAGAAGAAGAACTTTGCATACCGTGGGAAATTTTCAAACAAAGTGTTCTCCATTGCGAGGAGCTGTGCGACGAAGCAACCCAACCGGGCAACGCCCGGAGGTAACTGAAAAACCCTCTGGATCTATCCCTTTGGGCCACGGAAGCTTAGGTGAAATACCTTGGCCACGCTCTTTTCAGGAGCTCGCGGTGACTTTTTTTTGAAAGAACCGCTTTCAAATCAATAAAACCCTGATTTTGGTATTATGCAAAGGTTTCTTTAGTAAGACCGAGGTTGTATTTGACACAGACCGAATTTTTTATATATCTCGCGCCCATTGCCCTCATTTCGCTAACGCTCCATGAGTATTCTCATGGGTACGTTGCCTATTTGTTAGGGGATGATACTGCGAAAAGGAGAGGGCGATTATCTTTTAATCCGCTCCGTCACCTGGATCCTATCGGGACACTGTTCATAATTTTTTTCCACTTTGGGTGGGCCAAACCAGTCCCGGTAGACCCCCGGAATTTTAGCGATCCGCGCAAACATATGATGTTTGTTGCCTTGGCAGGACCTGCAGCTAATTTGATGATAGCCCTGGTGGGTGGGTTTTTGTTGCGGATGGTGTTTAAGGATGTTGAGAATTACGTGGGTCTTTTCGACTTTTTTTGCGTAGTCGTCCTGATTAATGTGATCCTGGCCTTGTTCAATCTGTTACCGTTTTTCCCTTTGGATGGTTCCAGTATCCTGAAAGGGTTATTGCCTTCAACCTGGGCTGACCGGTTGGCCAATGTGGATAAGTATTTTGCTATTCTCCTTATCGGAATATTTATTGCGGATGGTTTTTTAAAAATTGGCATTTTTGGCGGGATTCTTTTAAAGCCGGTCATGTTTGTGGTACAGTTTTTGACCCAGGAAGCTTTTCCTGCCTTTTTATCAAGACTTTGAGTTATAAGACCCCATGGCGAAAAAAAGAATTTTAAGTGGAATGCAGCCCTCGGGCCTGCTGCATCTCGGTAATTACTTTGGTGCCCTGAAAAACTGGATTTCCCTGCAGGATGATTTTGAATGTTTTTTCTTCATCGCAGACTGGCATTCCCTGAGCACTCTTTACGAGGACCCGTCAAAAATAAAGGAGTTCACGTATAACGTTGCAGTGGACTGGATGGCTGCCGGACTTGATCCGGAAAAAACCACGATGTTCGTTCAATCAAAGATACCGGAACATGCGGAGCTTCACTTGATCCTTTCCATGATCGTCCCGGTACCTTGGCTTGAAAGGAATCCAACATATAAGGAAAAACAGGACGAAGTTAAAAATGTCGACATGAGTTCCTATGGTTTCCTTGGTTATCCAGTTTTGCAAACGGCAGACATCATTCTTTACAAGGCGAATTTTGTGCCTGTAGGGGTTGACCAGGAACCGCACTTGGAAATTTCTCGGGAAATCGTTCGCAGGTTCAACAACATCTATAAAAAGGATGTGTTCCCTGAACCCCAAGCTAAAATTTCAGAAACACCCAAGCTCAATGGAATTGATGGAAGGAAAATGAGCAAAAGCTACAACAACGCTATTTTCCTCTCTGATGACGAAGCGGGTGTCAAGAAAAAGGTCATGTCGATGTTGACGGACCCGGCGCGGCAACGGCGCAATGATCCGGGGGACCCCGATGTCTGCAACCTGTTTCCACTTCACAAGCTGTACTCTGATAAAGAGATGCAACAGCAGATTGACTCGGACTGCAGGTCAGCTGGAATTGGGTGCATGGATTGTAAGAAGATGTTGTATGAATCCATGATGAAAGGGATGGGACCTCACATGGAGCGCCGCCGGGAAATTGCGGCAAAGCCAAAAGAAGTGGAAGAGATTCTGGAAGAGGGTGCCAAAAAGGCAGGACAGGTGGCCCGTGAAACGATGAAAGAAGCACAAGCTGCAATGGGCTTGTAATTTTCTATTACTAAAATTTAGCAACTTGAACCTATGGATTACAAAGATACTCTCAACCTCCCGGTAACCGACTTTCCGATGAAGGCCAATCTGGTCAAACGGGAACCGGAAATTCTTGAGCGTTGGGAAAAAGAAGGCCTATACAGAAAAATCCGCGAGCAGGCTAAAGGGCGAAAGAAGTACGTTTTTCATGATGGTCCCCCTTATGCCAACGGGCATATCCATATGGGGCATGCTCTCAATAAAATCCTGAAAGACTTCATCGTTCGTATCAAGGGATTGGAAGGGTTTGACGCTGGATTTATTCCCGGCTGGGATTGTCACGGTCTACCGATTGAGCATCAGGTCACCAAGGAACTGAAAGCCAAAAAGCAGGTGAAAGATAAAGTTGAGGTTCGCAAACTGTGCCGCGAATACGCAGACAAGTTTGTTGATATCCAACGTGATGAATTCAAACGCCTCGGAGTATTTGCCGACTGGGAGAACCCTTACCTCACGATGAATTTCGGTTATGAAGCCACTATTGTTGAGGAGTTCACCCGGTTCGCATTGTCAGGCATGGTGTACAAGGGACTCAAACCGGTGCACTGGTGCACCAATTGTCAGACTGCTCTTGCCGAAGCAGAGGTTGAATATCAGGACCACAAGTCACCTTCCATCTACGTTAAGTTTCCTGTAACAGAAGAGTGGAACGATCGTATTCCGGGCGTAGGTCAGGACAATCTGCATTTTGCAATCTGGACGACCACTCCGTGGACGCTTCCGGCCAATCTTGCGCTGTGCCTGCATCCTGAATTTGATTACATCGCGGTAAAAATGAATGACGAGGTGTTAATCATAGCGGAAGGGCTCCTGGACCAATTAGCTAAGGAATGGGAAGTTGCTGACCATCAGGTCCTGGGTAAATGCAAAGGCAAGGATCTTGAGGGAGTGATCACACGACATCCTTTTGCGGACAGGAACTCCCCCGTAATTTTGGGAGATCACGTTACGATTGAGCAGGGCACGGGTTGTGTGCACACGGCCCCGGGTCACGGGCAGGAAGACTATGTTGTCGGAATGAAGTATGGACTGGAAACGTACAACCCTGTCAACGATGCCGGAGTGTTCAAAGATGACCTGCCTTTTTTTGGTGGAATGTTCGTCACTAAAGCCAATCCGGAGATCACACAGAAGTTAAAAGAAGATGGATTCCTGATTCGTGATGGTGAGATCAAACATTCCTACCCGCATTGCTGGCGTTGTCACAAGCCGATTATATTTCGTGCGACCTCTCAATGGTTTATTTCGATGGATAGCTATGGGTTGAGGGAAAAGTCCCTCGCAGAAATCGACAAGACCCAATGGGTGCCACCCTGGGGACGGGATCGGATCTACAGTATGGTGGAAAACCGACCAGACTGGTGTGTTTCCCGCCAGCGGGCGTGGGGGGTTCCCATCGCAATATTCACCTGTAAAGGATGCGAAGAGCCTTTGATCTCAAAAGAAGTCTTTGATCATGTGGTCAACCTGACAGCTGAAGGTGGCGCAGACTTCTGGTTTGAAAAAGAGGTGGACGAAATATTGCCCAAGGGTACTTCTTGCGCTTCATGCAAAGGCACAGAGTTCAAAAAAGAACAGGACATCCTCGATGTCTGGTTTGACTCCGGTGTTAGCCATGCCGCCGTGCTTGAGGCGAATGAAAATGAATCGTGGCCTGCAGATTTGTACCTTGAAGGCAGCGACCAGCACCGTGGCTGGTTTCACAGTTCTCTACTGGAATCTGTGGGGACGCGTGATCGTGCACCGTATAGAACGGTGTTGACACATGGCTACGTGGTGGATGGCAAGGGCAAGAAAATGGCAAAGTCCCAGGGTAATGTCATCGCCCCACAAAAAATTATCGACCAATATGGAGCGGAAATTTTACGGCTCTGGGTAGCATCGGAAAATTATCGGGAAGACATCCGCGTTTCCAATGAAATTTTAAAGCGGTTGACCGAAGCCTACCGCAAAATCCGTAACACGTACCGTTTTCTTCTGGGAAACCTGCATGACTTTAATCCCGATCAGGACGCTATTCCACTAAAGGAGATGGAAGAGATAGATCGTTATATCCTGCACCGGTTTCAGGTTATAAATAAAAAAATTCGCAAGGCCTTCGAGAATTTCGAATTCCACGTTTTTTTTCACACCTTTTACAATTTCTGTGTAGTGGATATGAGCTCCTTTTATCTCGATATAATCAAGGACAGGCTTTATACCTATCCGCGTCAATCAAAAGGACGACGTTCCGGACAAACGGCTCTCAATATTCTGTTGAAGGGCATGACACAACTCATGGCGCCGATATTGAGTTTTACGGCGGACGAGGTGTGGTCCTTTATGTCCGAAAAAAACAGGGACAGCGAAAGTGTGCACTTAAGCCGATTTCCTGAAAATCCTGAAACGTCCCTTCCTGAGGAACTTGTGAAGAAATGGGAAACGATCACTCAGCTCAGGAGTGAGGTGAGCAAGGCTTTGGAACTCAAGCGGCAGGAAAAAATCATCGGGCATTCTCTGGATGCAAAAGTGACTCTTAAACTTCCGGAAGAGCTGCGGGCATTGTTTGAAGGAGCTGAAGAAGAGCTTCAGTTCATTTTCATTGTTTCGGCAGTCGAGTTTGCCAGTTCCCTCGAGGGTGTTGAGGATGTGGTGACCGCTGAAAATATTGAAGGTTTAATGATTGCTGTGTCCCCGGCACCGGGAGTCAAGTGTGACCGCTGCTGGAACTTTTTTGTTGCATCCGGAAACGACGGTGAAGGTTCAAGTGTTTGCCAGCGTTGTGTTGCTCACCTTGAATCGGCTGAGGCCTGAAGTTTTGTCAAACAAGTTTCTTAGTTTATTTCTTTTATCCAACGTGCTGATCATCCTCGATCAGTTTTCCAAACGGTGGGTTCAGGGCTATATTCCTGAAAATCATTCCCTGCCGATAATCGAAGGTTTTTTTTCATTTACCCACATTCGGAATCCAGGTGTGGCCTTTGGGATTTTTGCATCAAATACTTCAAATGCAAAAATTCCATTATTCATCATTTTCTCTATCATCGCGATTCTGGCAATTCTGGTTTTCTATTTTCAAACACCCAGAGATCATAAGGTCACGCTCACTGGCCTGATTCTTTTGTTCAGCGGTGCTATTGGGAACCTGATCGATCGCATTATGTATCACGAAGTGGTGGATTTTCTGGATTTTTATATTGAAGGCATGCA contains:
- the ileS gene encoding isoleucine--tRNA ligase, producing MDYKDTLNLPVTDFPMKANLVKREPEILERWEKEGLYRKIREQAKGRKKYVFHDGPPYANGHIHMGHALNKILKDFIVRIKGLEGFDAGFIPGWDCHGLPIEHQVTKELKAKKQVKDKVEVRKLCREYADKFVDIQRDEFKRLGVFADWENPYLTMNFGYEATIVEEFTRFALSGMVYKGLKPVHWCTNCQTALAEAEVEYQDHKSPSIYVKFPVTEEWNDRIPGVGQDNLHFAIWTTTPWTLPANLALCLHPEFDYIAVKMNDEVLIIAEGLLDQLAKEWEVADHQVLGKCKGKDLEGVITRHPFADRNSPVILGDHVTIEQGTGCVHTAPGHGQEDYVVGMKYGLETYNPVNDAGVFKDDLPFFGGMFVTKANPEITQKLKEDGFLIRDGEIKHSYPHCWRCHKPIIFRATSQWFISMDSYGLREKSLAEIDKTQWVPPWGRDRIYSMVENRPDWCVSRQRAWGVPIAIFTCKGCEEPLISKEVFDHVVNLTAEGGADFWFEKEVDEILPKGTSCASCKGTEFKKEQDILDVWFDSGVSHAAVLEANENESWPADLYLEGSDQHRGWFHSSLLESVGTRDRAPYRTVLTHGYVVDGKGKKMAKSQGNVIAPQKIIDQYGAEILRLWVASENYREDIRVSNEILKRLTEAYRKIRNTYRFLLGNLHDFNPDQDAIPLKEMEEIDRYILHRFQVINKKIRKAFENFEFHVFFHTFYNFCVVDMSSFYLDIIKDRLYTYPRQSKGRRSGQTALNILLKGMTQLMAPILSFTADEVWSFMSEKNRDSESVHLSRFPENPETSLPEELVKKWETITQLRSEVSKALELKRQEKIIGHSLDAKVTLKLPEELRALFEGAEEELQFIFIVSAVEFASSLEGVEDVVTAENIEGLMIAVSPAPGVKCDRCWNFFVASGNDGEGSSVCQRCVAHLESAEA
- a CDS encoding site-2 protease family protein, translated to MTQTEFFIYLAPIALISLTLHEYSHGYVAYLLGDDTAKRRGRLSFNPLRHLDPIGTLFIIFFHFGWAKPVPVDPRNFSDPRKHMMFVALAGPAANLMIALVGGFLLRMVFKDVENYVGLFDFFCVVVLINVILALFNLLPFFPLDGSSILKGLLPSTWADRLANVDKYFAILLIGIFIADGFLKIGIFGGILLKPVMFVVQFLTQEAFPAFLSRL
- the lspA gene encoding signal peptidase II — its product is MSNKFLSLFLLSNVLIILDQFSKRWVQGYIPENHSLPIIEGFFSFTHIRNPGVAFGIFASNTSNAKIPLFIIFSIIAILAILVFYFQTPRDHKVTLTGLILLFSGAIGNLIDRIMYHEVVDFLDFYIEGMHFPAFNIADSCITIGVGLMFIDLFKKDQAAKKLQAKAKSQPE
- a CDS encoding MinD/ParA family protein: MSSNLRIVAVGSGKGGVGKSLLCTNMAIAMALSGMKVVLVDTDYGASNLHALLGISNPKLGLKDLFQQKDLDPEDFLLNTGIDNLKFMSGSGDLPGSANLNEEQLSRVHSLIRALDADMAFLDLAPGNASANMDLFNLADDQVVVCTPEMTSAMNTLSFIKTGLFRKISEAFSDDREIHDVTDYSRHLGSDEEIFEINRLRMKVLDKDKEALAKLNTIIRNYRPYLILNRVRKKKDLLMGDNVVQLSRKYLEVETRFSGYLVESDRVHDSVDEMIPFLIKDPQSPPSQNIQKIVGALTQMDIHLAKKDDAIYVSKQIKLTAGWGS
- the trpS gene encoding tryptophan--tRNA ligase, which encodes MAKKRILSGMQPSGLLHLGNYFGALKNWISLQDDFECFFFIADWHSLSTLYEDPSKIKEFTYNVAVDWMAAGLDPEKTTMFVQSKIPEHAELHLILSMIVPVPWLERNPTYKEKQDEVKNVDMSSYGFLGYPVLQTADIILYKANFVPVGVDQEPHLEISREIVRRFNNIYKKDVFPEPQAKISETPKLNGIDGRKMSKSYNNAIFLSDDEAGVKKKVMSMLTDPARQRRNDPGDPDVCNLFPLHKLYSDKEMQQQIDSDCRSAGIGCMDCKKMLYESMMKGMGPHMERRREIAAKPKEVEEILEEGAKKAGQVARETMKEAQAAMGL